A window of Melitaea cinxia chromosome 26, ilMelCinx1.1, whole genome shotgun sequence contains these coding sequences:
- the LOC123666422 gene encoding uncharacterized protein LOC123666422, whose protein sequence is MNSSHVNKLDILQNKALRIISGAMCSTPIRAMEVETKVMPLILRRILLAERYCLKLIASNNTQVINKIVPYIDRTPRRPPLITAQGLLCGNSPTLSDILLEIDNSFSKIRKQFPWPCYSFSYQCISHPINIVQQTINNNSEMLKFLEENTMYYVIYTDGSKASDYVHAALYDPQAKFSSSFILHEPCSIFTAEAYAVYQALMRIREINNIKYFLIISDSLSLITALSTLTVKYKSNYILYFIKQIIHQYHNKNIQIFFLWVPSHKGISGNEMADKTAYEGVNAVDVRNAMNVPMSDYLQCIDQNTQKLWLEMWKKDQDTKGKWYGSIQESLPARPWYHRMQDATRDFITIINRLRFGHNTAPSHLARLGIIANKTCPHCNSSDGTVEHIIFDCQKFLIDRLVLASELSDVENKCDLLSRPPPLKQLLQDERTYKHIYKYIKNTIKTI, encoded by the coding sequence ATGAATAGTTCTCatgtaaataaattagacaTATTGCAGAATAAGGCTTTAAGAATAATATCTGGTGCTATGTGCTCAACTCCCATAAGGGCCATGGAAGTTGAGACAAAAGTGATGCCTTTGATTTTGAGGCGGATATTACTTGCTGAAAGATACTGTCTCAAACTAATAGCATCAAACAATActcaagtaataaataaaattgtaccttATATAGATAGAACACCAAGAAGACCACCATTAATAACAGCACAAGGTCTATTATGTGGTAATTCTCCAACACTGTCCGATATACTTCTGGAAATAGACAATAGCTTTTCTAAAATCAGAAAACAGTTTCCATGGCCATGTTACTCTTTCTCTTATCAATGTATTTCACATCCAATTAATATAGTTCAACagacaataaacaataattcgGAAATGCTTAAATTTTTGGAGGAAAATACAATGTACTATGTTATCTACACTGATGGGAGCAAAGCAAGTGATTATGTACACGCTGCTCTATATGATCCACAAGCAAAATTTTCTTCAAGTTTTATTCTGCATGAACCCTGCTCTATATTTACGGCAGAGGCATATGCAGTGTATCAGGCATTAATGCGTATTCGCGaaatcaataacattaaatattttttaataatttctgattCCTTGAGTTTGATAACAGCTTTAAGTACCCTCACAGTTAAATACAAGtctaattatatactttatttcattaaacaaataattcaccaataccataataaaaatattcaaattttcttTCTATGGGTGCCTTCCCACAAAGGTATCTCTGGCAATGAAATGGCTGATAAAACTGCATATGAAGGAGTTAATGCTGTTGACGTTAGAAATGCAATGAATGTTCCTATGTCCGATTACTTGCAATGTATTGACCAGAATACTCAAAAGTTGTGGTTAGAAATGTGGAAGAAAGATCAAGATACGAAAGGAAAATGGTATGGGAGCATACAAGAAAGTTTACCTGCAAGACCTTGGTATCATCGTATGCAAGATGCTACTAGAGACTTTATTACTATCATAAATAGACTGCGTTTTGGTCATAATACTGCACCGTCACACCTTGCTCGACTCGGCATTATTGCGAATAAAACCTGTCCACATTGTAATTCAAGTGATGGAACTGTGGAACACATTATTTTCGATTGTCAAAAATTTTTGATTGACAGACTAGTGTTGGCCAGTGAACTTAGTGATGTTGAAAATAAGTGTGATTTATTGTCCCGCCCGCCgccattaaaacaattattacaagaCGAACGTACTTACAAGCACATCTACAAATACATAAAgaatacaattaaaacaatttaa
- the LOC123666511 gene encoding protein lethal(2)essential for life-like — MSIMPFLLNFEHPHRIIDQDFGSTITPDDLLMMAAVAPLLSQDYYRPWRQQAAANRDVGSTIKLDKDKFQLSLDVQHFAPEDISVKIADGYIVIEGKHEEKKDEHGFISRQFTRRYALPDGCDTETVESKLSSDGVLIVTAPRKSEISNSERVVPIAQTGPVRKEIKDQHSQANGE; from the coding sequence atgtcTATTATGCCTTTTTTACTCAATTTTGAACATCCTCACAGGATCATTGACCAGGATTTCGGTTCGACAATAACTCCCGATGATTTGTTGATGATGGCCGCCGTCGCACCTTTGCTGTCTCAAGACTATTATAGACCTTGGCGTCAACAAGCCGCTGCTAATAGAGATGTCGGTTCCACTATTAAACTCGACAAAGACAAGTTTCAACTCAGTTTAGATGTACAACACTTCGCACCAGAAGATATTTCCGTGAAGATAGCCGACGGCTACATCGTCATCGAAGGCAAGCATGAGGAGAAAAAAGACGAGCACGGCTTCATCTCCCGTCAGTTTACAAGAAGATATGCGCTTCCTGACGGTTGTGACACGGAAACTGTAGAATCAAAACTGTCATCAGATGGAGTTCTAATAGTAACCGCTCCAAGAAAATCCGAAATTTCGAACAGTGAGAGAGTCGTGCCTATCGCTCAAACAGGACCGGTCAGGAAGGAGATCAAGGATCAACATTCTCAAGCCAATGGAGAATGA